Below is a window of Drosophila bipectinata strain 14024-0381.07 chromosome XR, DbipHiC1v2, whole genome shotgun sequence DNA.
AAGTCCACGAAATGTTTTAGtgtattaattaataaattaataattttaattgcattttaattacaaattcaACACTTATGTATCAACCGAACTTTTCACGTAAAAGTGCGATTTCATTACTGATTTTAGACAAAACACTAGCAAGATCGTcggtgtttttgaaataactcAGAACAGGCATGTGTGGAATCCTAAAGTGAAATTGAAACGAAATTAAGTTGAAGTGTTTTGTGTGGCACAACTGATCgttcctttttccttttttttgttttcttttttttaagcttttattgaATGGAAATATATTATCGCTTACAACATTGGGAAAACATTGATTGTATTTTACATTGTATATTTGCTTGAAGCTTTTTGATGTTAGTGTTTTTTGTGAGTATACTGTGCGTGTCACTGAAGATGGTGGTGCTACGCCTACTCGTTCGTTTACTTCTTAATTGTTACATTATCCCTATCTGCGTGAGACTTGTTCTTTCTGCTTTTTAATGACGCTTATTTTCGAACGTCTAGTGCGCATCTGCTGACCATCAGTGCTGCCACCATTGGCCTTGTACTCCCTCATGGCGCAAACGTAGTCCTCCTTGGCCTTGGCAGCCTTGGCCTCCCACTCCGACTTGTCCGTCATTGAACGCCATAATTCACCTGCCTTCCTAGTCACCTCGGTTACTTTGATCCCGGGGTTATCTTCTTTTATGGACTCACGGATACTGCTGAGCCACAGCATGTAGGAGGAAAGTGGGCGTTTCGGTCTTTCGGCCATTTcagttcgtttttttttgttaaatatttcgaGCTTCTCATGTGAGTTTGAAGTTAGTACTGATTTTCCCAAGAATACTTTTCTCAGTCGTTTGACAATTAAAGAATATAGTCTACTGATTTCAGTTCTATTTCCTGAAACACGAAATTTACGGCACCGTTgcttacaaatattaaatgagaGTTCCCCCATACCCGCTATTCAGACTTTACGATAGTCTATAATActgggtgacaataaataacccggacaaactttgaaacaatctattataaatgtgttattatgcagcccttaaataaatgcatttatcgatagcttgtacttttctgaaaaaaatataattacatttttatgattcccatcaatttgatatttgtttcgagatgtctaacaatcgttgtgcaattttaaaactgtttcaacaaggaaatcaccaatgcgacattgttcgtttgctgggcataccaaaacaaacgaTTTAATGAACTTGGCCACGTTTATGACCGCCCCGTCgcggatcgtgaaaaagctTATCACTCGGAATTGCAGCGTCTCGGTCATAAAAATAGCCCGTGAAATCGGAGTGAATCGAGAAAGTGTTCGGTTGAttgcaaaaaatgaacttaaacTCAGGCCCTACAAGCTCCAAAAAGTGCATCTTCTTACGGATGACAATAAGCGTgtgagactccaaagatgccgCCAGCTAAAGCGTCGCGCCGcaggtcaaaaatgggagcgTATTCTCTTCACGGACGAGAAGATATTCACCATCCAACAGGCGCACAATCACCAAAATGACGGAAGCTGGTTGGCTGAAGCTCCAGGTACCTCTGCAATAATCGAGCGCCGTCAATGTGAGCAGTCTTTATGGTTATGGTAATGGTTTGGGGAAGAATATGCGCCACCGgcaaaacaccccttgttttcatcgatcaaggggtcaaaatcaatcaggagTGTAACCGGGATATTTTGAAAACTGTTGTGcccagcagcacttcggtgatacggagtagacgtttcaacaggattcagcgccagcccatagagccaaattgactcaggactggtgcaaagccaattttcGGGACTTTATCGCATCCAGTGAATGACCACCATACTCgccagatcttaatccgatggactacagtgtgtggtctattttggagtccagggcatgtgctaaacgccacataagtttggaggcgctgaagcaatcattgctccgagaatgggatcgattatcggaagaagacctgcggcccaatgcgctaaatttccagaaacgtttagggctctgcatcCCAGCACAAGGAAGCCACTTAGAAACCGGCTGAATATAtgttaacacaatacctatttaatagttgtgcatctgcattttttctcaaatacagtCCCTTCaaaagttatgatcaaaaatgtttgtccgggttatttattgtcaccctgtatgtttacattaaatatataatatgcatatatacaatattacaaaaaatattgtatctatatcataaaaaattaaagctggacatgtaaaaaatttaaggAATATAAAATGTGTATTTCTATTCAATATCTACTCTATGATCtttaacaataatataaatacctCATAGATTTTGGGATAACTTCTCCTTTATCAGTAGGAAACCGTTTATCAGTAAGAAAATTATGATTGAACATGTCAAGTTCGTGAAGGAGACGTGACGTGATTTTTGCGGACGAATCCAAGTTTAACCTTTTCGGATTTGATAACAGGCAATATGTTTGGCGGCGTGCGAATGCTCGAACCTAAAAACCTTAAAGCTATGGTCAAGCACGGAGTCGGACATATTATGGTTTGGGCCTGTATGGCTACGTCTGGAGTCGGAAACTTGGTTTCCATTGACGGAGCTATGGATGCTATGGTGAGCCtcaccatttaaaaaaaaatctagccCGAAGCGCAGAAATCTTGCGTATGCTTAGGACTTAGGTTTtatcaaagattatacagtacatagatgggacatctcatacaaagaaaaattttctatggcgggttccagcagtggaacccgctggaacgagcgggttccattgcgcgacaagttaagtttgagaaatttttcgcgagaCAACGAATGGGggatagccgagtggtagagtgcttggctggtgtgcaaagtaaaatgagttcaaaccaggctcgggacatcaatttttttttaattttaaatctatttatattattgttttattatttgaatgtgttttcctaaatttataatccaataaaaaaaaatacaaaattgtaaaatcaccttaacatcgtctcagttcgtagtggaacccgctgtaaaaatgtctataagtgcgggttctacggcattttggtaggccgcgtcatggaacccgctctcaaatgttttcattttttcgtcgtggaacccgctgtaataatgaaaacatttgagagcgggttccacgacaaacggctgccagatgagatagggagagagagaattctatttttagatcgtaacatctttggaacgatgaaagtttgaaacgttgtaatcgaaccaatgtaagagtaaagagatcagaaatatcttttactatccttactcgtcaactctgtttttggtatagattctagcgtctcctttaacaccaattttaagtatcataaaatcaacttcgagggtagcctagatggatagtgcgcgatccttattcatggggtcctgggttcgacttcattagcgggcggttgttttgattttgataaagttttagttttgtgattctttttatatttacttttatttttatatttttttttttacttttaatttttacgttattattattatttttaattgcattctattacaattattgtaaaaataagtgacggacgtgtcggatgacaaaatgccggaaggactcccttgaaattttattagccggacataatgaagaataaaacaattttacaattataaaattaaataaaaatattacaattaaagaaaaaaaaaataataataattataaaagaaagaaaaagttcaaagtccttacgaggatttgaacacagaaaaatgaCGCATAGAGAAACAACtgtatgcattacgctaccatcctgtctcgatctgaattgatcaaaaatactatttgttccaccaactaccacatcggcgcatcgaaaacagaaacgcgaaattgaaattgaaatttggaagccaaaacatttttctccgtcgtgcgagcagtcacacatacacacataggttcacatttttgttgactgatacatgtaaagagttctaaaaatagaatcgtatgcatgtgcgtttcccccctcaccaacaagctcgacgcaaaaagttgaccgttttgggccctgatgtcccatctatgtactttataatctttggttttaTCAAGACAAGCACACTGCTGGCAATGTGTAGCTTTGGTGGGTCTTAAACTTTCCACATGTAATAAAAACACCAGCACAGTCTCCAGACCTCAACGTTTTTGAGAACTAGTGGGTGATTTTGGACGAATCGATCcgtaaaaagaaaataacgAGCAAAAATGAGCTGAAAACTGTCTTACTGGAGGAGTAAAGGAAAATTCCTGTTGAAACCACAACAAAATTTGTGAAATCTAGGGGAAACCGTTTACAGGcagtaaaaaaacaaaagagtgGCCCGACCAAATATTagattaaacaagaaaggaaagctaacttcgggcggagccgaagtttacatacccttgcagttaaaaccggatatatatcgcaaacatcggatatagttggctgatccttatgattacatcataataaaactaattaactaaaataaaaaatctaaaaaaagttccaaacttctatcttcaaaaatacgaaagttgatatatttaccaagtaccatttccgatcgttcagctatatggcagctataggatatactcggccgatcctaatgaaatttggtaggttggatcaactgttCTTGTGGGCTTTTTATTCTTCTAACGAGTAGTGATGATATTTcggttcaatatttttaaaggataTTTCGGTGTTTTTGAGTATTACTACCGCCCGTCGTCTTGTCTTGGCGCTAATATCGTTTAATTTGAACGCTAACACTAATGGAATGTGTATAAATTTGCATTAAACTGATAACTAACCAAATAACTATAGACTCAAATAATTATACACAAAAAGTGCGTCATATTCATTAAATGAAGCATTTCCTTACTTcttattaaatcaaaaaaggTTTATGCTATCGtattgtaaataaattcaaaaacgaaacTGCGTTAATAGTTTTTATGATTCGGCACAATCCAACCTACGTGTATTTCAcgaaacacaaaaaatgctagattaaaattgtttaatataaAACTTTAGAAAAGAACATATACATAAAGACACATCAcattaaacaaatattgaaTTAAACACTTAAATTTTACATACCTCCactaatattttccattttacttagttttaaaatgttaagtaGAGCTTTGGCAATCTTACTTTTAAATGTGCTATTATTTAGCGCGCCAAAAACCACAACTAGCATTCATGCAAAATCCGAAATCACTAactcaaaaaaaccaaaattatagcatttccgatcaatcagttgtatggcagccatagcatatagtcagccgatcccagttccgacttatatatatactgcgtgcaaaggaaggaacggtgtgtgtaaagtttcaagtcgatagctttgaaaCGCCAACAACCATCGAGCAAAGGGAATTAGTCCTAAAACATTTTAAGGTCGGAAAAACGCAGCACGCTATAGCCGAAATGATTTTCTTAAGCCTCAGCACGGTGCAATACATAATTCAAAGATTCGGCCCTACCGACCACTGTTTTAGTCCGACTTCATCCAGTGCTGTAAAGCCAAAGTTTTTCAACATATATGTAAATgttcaaaataaattgtaacCTTAACTGTGagcaaaaaaattacttatttttgttgcAAGCACATACCAGATTGTTATTTGAAACCACTCTAAATAAAACCACCTGGGGTGTAAGTTGAATAAACTGCCATGCTGcataacaaacattttttaaaatgtttataaatttttaataattaatagtgAAAAATCAAGGATTAAGACACAAttcaaagaaaaattgaatgcTTAATAATAGGTTTCAAATAATTAGAActttaaaatcgaaaaaaaagggCATCACTGCAAATTAAACTCAGCTTTAAAACTCTGAAGCGATTTGGCCTACTGTATAAGAGGCCTGTTATTTCACTTGTGTTTCATAAAAATCTACATTTTACCAATTAAGT
It encodes the following:
- the LOC122321937 gene encoding high mobility group protein D-like, which translates into the protein MGELSFNICKQRCRKFRVSGNRTEISRLYSLIVKRLRKVFLGKSVLTSNSHEKLEIFNKKKRTEMAERPKRPLSSYMLWLSSIRESIKEDNPGIKVTEVTRKAGELWRSMTDKSEWEAKAAKAKEDYVCAMREYKANGGSTDGQQMRTRRSKISVIKKQKEQVSRR